The Zingiber officinale cultivar Zhangliang chromosome 9A, Zo_v1.1, whole genome shotgun sequence genome window below encodes:
- the LOC122019241 gene encoding uncharacterized protein LOC122019241 isoform X1: MSNMDANEHENQNEENGMPSAQQEEEAIKKKYGRMVPKKPPLISKASLEVEVSLQFYRQFIFLEYSFHNQHYRILMQDHERAYFDSADWALGKQDGHAQKPKGPLEALRPKLQPTPQQQVRSRRSVYASADNEDGGNGASEEMNDNNNYDQ, from the exons ATGTCGAACATGGATGCCAATGAACATGAGAATCAAAATGAGGAAAATGGCATGCCATCAGCCCAACAGGAG GAAGAAGCAATCAAGAAGAAATATGGAAGAATGGTACCCAAAAAACCACCACTGATATCCAAGGCAAGTCTTGAAGTGGAAGTTTCACTTCAGTTCTATAGACAGTTTATTTTCCTTGAATATTCATTCCACAACCAACACTATCGAATTCTTATGCAGGATCATGAACGTGCATACTTTGATTCTGCAGATTGGGCTTTAGGGAAG CAAGATGGGCATGCTCAGAAACCGAAGGGACCTCTTGAAGCACTTCGTCCAAAGCTGCAG CCCACACCTCAGCAGCAAGTTCGTTCACGCCGCTCAGTGTATGCATCTGCTGACAATGAAG ATGGGGGAAATGGTGCTTCTGAGGAAATGAACGACAATAACAACTATGATCAGTAA
- the LOC122019241 gene encoding uncharacterized protein LOC122019241 isoform X2 codes for MSNMDANEHENQNEENGMPSAQQEEEAIKKKYGRMVPKKPPLISKDHERAYFDSADWALGKQDGHAQKPKGPLEALRPKLQPTPQQQVRSRRSVYASADNEDGGNGASEEMNDNNNYDQ; via the exons ATGTCGAACATGGATGCCAATGAACATGAGAATCAAAATGAGGAAAATGGCATGCCATCAGCCCAACAGGAG GAAGAAGCAATCAAGAAGAAATATGGAAGAATGGTACCCAAAAAACCACCACTGATATCCAAG GATCATGAACGTGCATACTTTGATTCTGCAGATTGGGCTTTAGGGAAG CAAGATGGGCATGCTCAGAAACCGAAGGGACCTCTTGAAGCACTTCGTCCAAAGCTGCAG CCCACACCTCAGCAGCAAGTTCGTTCACGCCGCTCAGTGTATGCATCTGCTGACAATGAAG ATGGGGGAAATGGTGCTTCTGAGGAAATGAACGACAATAACAACTATGATCAGTAA
- the LOC122021108 gene encoding cold-regulated 413 inner membrane protein 1, chloroplastic-like, translating into MATGLLLSLSSVPLASSIARPRLQCLSPALAPVSRAAPITAPAVPLRLICRALPVAGGPSMRIKQESKRRTGVVCYAAPLSPHTLQWVSAASIAVLMFAKGTSIHKSFLLPLFALQAPSSVISWIKGDYGIWTIFLALLVRIFYYLPGQLELPFLAMMLVIVAPFQTLNLRSTQSGAVVSLAIASYLAFQHFSRVGSMRNAFDQGSIIATLAIIFLTVISCLLLL; encoded by the exons ATGGCCACCGGCCTCCTTCTATCCCTCTCCTCCGTGCCCCTCGCCTCTTCGATCGCCCGACCGAGGCTCCAATGCCTCTCGCCCGCCCTCGCCCCCGTCTCCCGCGCAGCACCAATCACCGCCCCCGCCGTTCCCCTCAG GCTGATCTGCCGTGCTCTTCCCGTTGCGGGCGGGCCGTCGATGAGGATTAAGCAGGAGAGCAAAAGGCGTACTGGAGTGGTATGCTATGCTGCGCCGCTCAGCCCGCATACTCTTCAGTGGGTTTCTGCTGCCTCCATCGC GGTATTAATGTTTGCCAAAGGCACATCGATCCACAAATcattccttctccccctttttgcTTTGCAAGCTCCTTCCAGTGTCATTTCATGGATCAA GGGTGACTATGGCATTTGGACTATATTTTTGGCACTTCTAGTCCGTATTTTCTACTACCTTCCAG GTCAACTTGAGTTGCCTTTCTTAGCAATGATGCTTGTCATTGTAGCTCCTTTTCAGACCCTGAACCTAAG AAGTACTCAATCTGGTGCGGTCGTGTCTTTGGCGATAGCCTCCTATCTGGCATTTCAGCACTTCTCCAGAGTAGGAAGTATGAGAAATGCTTTCGACCAAGGCTCCATAATAGCAACTTTAGCCATCATCTTTCTCACCGTCATCTCCTGCTTGTTACTCCTCTGA